The nucleotide sequence AGCTCAAGCTCCGAGCCGCCGCCGTCGAGCACGAGGAAGGGAAGCAGAGTAGCCATAGCTAGCGCCGGCGCCGGCATGGGGAGGTCGCCGTGCTGCGAGAAGGCGCACACCAACAAGGGCGCGTGGACCAAGGAGGAGGACCAGCGCCTGATCGGCTACATCAAGGCGCACGGCGAGGGCTGCTGGCGCTCGCTGCCCAAGGCCGcgggcctgctgcgctgcggcAAGAGCTGCCGCCTCCGCTGGATGAACTACCTCCGCCCCGACCTCAAGCGCGGCaacttcaccgacgacgacgacgagctcATCATCAAGCTCCACGCCCTCCTCGGCAACAAGTAAGCAACCGATCGCGATTTCAATGCGCATcgcctcctccgcctcttctttcCCTGGTGTCTTGGAGGAAGGAAGCAGTTATTGACTAAAGCAGCGGTCGCCGTCGTGCAGGTGGTCGTTGATAGCGGGGCAGCTGCCGGGCCGGACGGACAACGAGATCAAGAACTACTGGAACACGCACATCAAGCGCAAGCTCCTCAACCGCGGCATGGACCCGCACACGCACCGCCCCATCAGCGCCGCCAGCGGGCTCACCGCGTCCACCACCGCCCCCGTCTTCCCTTCCTCCCCGGCGCCGGCGTCCAGGCTCGCCAGCGCGCCTTTCGCCTTCCAGAGCAGCACCGTGAGCTTCGCGAGGCCGTCCCCGTCGGACGACGGGCACAGCAGCAGCGGCGGAAGCAGCGACGCGCCGCGGTGCCCCGACCTGAACCTCGACCTGGACCTCGACCTGTCGATGAGCCTGCCGAGCTCGCCGCCCAAGACCGCGCCGCCCGCCAAGTCCACGCCCACGtcgcaccagcagcagggcatctGCCTGTGCTACCACCTCGGCG is from Triticum aestivum cultivar Chinese Spring chromosome 3A, IWGSC CS RefSeq v2.1, whole genome shotgun sequence and encodes:
- the LOC123062765 gene encoding myb-related protein 308, with product MERETTTNTPQKNHPKALLSPSRPPYIRAPRPPRRAHPAPPPPLPAAYSRERASSSSEPPPSSTRKGSRVAIASAGAGMGRSPCCEKAHTNKGAWTKEEDQRLIGYIKAHGEGCWRSLPKAAGLLRCGKSCRLRWMNYLRPDLKRGNFTDDDDELIIKLHALLGNKWSLIAGQLPGRTDNEIKNYWNTHIKRKLLNRGMDPHTHRPISAASGLTASTTAPVFPSSPAPASRLASAPFAFQSSTVSFARPSPSDDGHSSSGGSSDAPRCPDLNLDLDLDLSMSLPSSPPKTAPPAKSTPTSHQQQGICLCYHLGVRDGEACTCKTASPAGPRVFRFLRPLEEGQYI